GTTTTCACCCATCGTACCTATACTGTCCTTCGGTCGCCAGAAGGTAAGGAACCAGGAAGCGGTGTCAGGCGATCAACCCTGCACTGGCAAAGTGGCGGAGCCACTCGGCCTAACCGCGTAAGCCAGTGAGGCGTCGTGAATGCACGAACGTTATGCGAAAGGCCAGAAGAACGTATAAACCATGAAAATTTATAGGATGAAATAAATGAATAAGAAGACATATCTTGTAAATATAGCTTATCTAATTGACTTAACTGACGAAGAATATAAAGAAATCGATGGGGATTTGACTCCTGTACTAGAAAATGAAATTACAATAAGGAGAGATTTGAAATTACATTGGGAGAGCAGTTCCTCTGTATATCTCGATCCAGAAGCAATGAATTGCGGAAGATGCGCAAAATGTAATTCATGGGCAACTGATAGAGAAAAGCCAAATCATATTGATGAACTCAATAACGGAGCTGTTGTTGAAGGGCAATTACTTTGTGATGAGTGTTTGCCAGAGGAGCATAGATGGGCCTTCTAAAAATGGATAATGGTTAGTAATTCGCAGAAGTCTGATACATCTCACTCTTCGAGTCATTCGGAGCTCGGTCCGGCCAAAGTAAGATGAGGATTCGGAGAAGTATTTGGTAGCTGCAGGGAAGCGGAATCAGCCGTACACATCCGCACCGACTAAGCGCATCACGCCCAGCGACTTCGTCTCTTAAAGTCGGTGGGACGTCGTGAATACAAGAACATTAGCAAAAACCTCTGTTAAGAACTGTGTTAAAGAACAGAATCAAATACAAAAAAATTCAGACTTGCGTCATCGTAATTCAAAGACAGTTTATACAGAGGAGTGGGGATTCATGATTAAAAAATCGGAGGAATTTTTAAAGATGATGTTAAATTTCTTCCCTTCCACTAGTACTGATTATAAAAAATCAATTGAGAATCACGGTATGGTATTAGAAACTGTCATAATTGAGGGAATATTCATGCCGGAGATTATTAAGTTATTAAGCGAGAATAGAAATAACAAGCTTCTAGAAAGTATTTTTGATTATTTTGAAGAAGTATCTAATTGCAAAGATGATCACTTAATTAATAGCATTTTTTCAGTTACAGTATTGGAAATATTGGGTAACGACGAAAAGATTCTTCGGGCTGCACAAGAGTATATGGGACCTAAAACCATGCAACTTCAATTAGAGGCTGATATAGGATTAGGTAGGATTAGATAGAAGCTGATCAACGTGGTGAGACATCGTGGATATAAGAACGGTTGTCTAATAATCTTAAACAAAACACAAGCATAGGAGCAATATAATGACAATCATGTTCAAAGAAATAAAAGACATTGATACACAGGCAATTCAAGAACTGTTTCATTCGGTGGACTGGAAATCAGGAGATTTCCCAGAAGATCTTAGACAAGCAATAAACAACTCGCATGCGGTTATTACTGCATGGGATGATACCAAATTAGTTGGTTTAATAAATGCATTGTCTGACGGCGTGATGACAGTATATTTTCATTACATGTTAGTACACAAAGATTACCAATCATTAGGAATTGGAAAGAGAATGATGGAACAAGTGCTTAGTCGATATTCTAATATCAAAACAAAAGTGCTTATATCCTATGATAGTGCAGAAAAGTTCTATGGATTATTTGGATTTAAGCCAGAAAAAGGAACTAAAGCCATGTTTATTTCAGATATGGTATAGCATTTTGTGAGTTTATCAAAGAAGTTGGGATCATCAGATAACAACACTTTCACTTCTAGGGATTTAGCTATAGCAATTAGAAAAAGAGTGGATATATAAACCAACATAGGAGGAACTAATATGAAATTTATCGTTTCTGCAAGTGTAATCGTTCTCAATGAACATAATGAGATTTTACTCATGAAAGGTCGAAGAGGCTGGGAAATGCCTCAAGGTTGTGTTGAAGAAGGAGAGACTATAAGGCAGGCAGCAGTCCGAGAAGTGAAAGAGGAAACAGGGATTGACATTGAGTTAATGAAATTTTGTGGTTTGTATCAGAACATAACGCGCGGCGTATGCAACAATATATTTACTGGAAAATCGATTGGTGGAGCTTTAACTACCAGTGATGAAAGTGAAGAGGTGGGCTACTTTACTTTAGAAGAAGCTCAACAAATGATCACATGGGGGAATTTCTATGAAAGAATTCAGAATGCATTAGATGAGCAAAGCCATCCATTTTTGATTGAATTTTCAGAATAAGGTCACTCATTATAGTAGACTCTTTCTTATAGTCGCTCCTCTCTTGGTTGGTGATGCTCCGGACAACACCATTCTACCCAATATTAGGGCGATTTTTATATGATTGTACCTCTGTAACTCAGGCTTAATTGCGCTAGCTTTCTTATTAGGATACAGATATAAGAGTAGTTTAATATAAGGAGCAGCCCGAAAACGAGGTTGCTTCTTTTTTTGCTTTTACACTTCGCAAATGGAACATTGTGAGTTATATTGGATATGATTTGGTTCTATAGTAGAGAAATGGAGAAGTGGTCAACTTTGGATGAAAATGTACGCTTTCCGATAGGACACTTTGAGCCAAGTTTTAACTTCTCTAATGCAGACCGAATTCACATTATAGATCAAATTCCCGGAATTACGAAGACCTTAAGAGAGATTACACAACATCTCAATGATGATCAACTTTGTACTCCTTATCGTGATGGCGGTTGGACAATCACACAGATTGTGCACCACCTTGCGGACAATGACATGAACGCTTATATCAGATTTAAGAGAGCATTAACTGAAGATGAACCGATGGCAAGCTCATATCGAGAGGATTTATGGGCATCATTACATGATTACAGGAGTATGCCCCTCGAAGATTCAATTTTGCTGATGGAGATACTACACAACCGATTTCTCACGCTGTTGTATAGTTTACATCCCGATCAGTTTAGACGAAAACTCCGAACAGAAGTGTTAGGTACAATTACATTGGATATCGCGATTCAAAGATTTGTATGGCACGGGCAGCATCATATTGCTCAAATAAAATCTTGTATATTATCACAGAGGTGGTAGGGTCTTATACATGTCTCAAGTATGGAGGTAACATATGGGAAATGGAAGGATTTTGGGTATTGCCTACAACGTGATACCAGTCAGAGATCTTGATGTGTCAGCCACCTGGTTTGTAAAACATTTTGGATTTAACATTCGCCACCAACGCGAAGGATATTTGAGTTTATTTCGGGGGAATCGACCAATTTTGGACTTGATCCAAAGCGATCATGAAACACGAGCGACATTTGAAGTGCATCAGAAAAAGAGATGGGTCATTACATTTTTTACCGATGACATTGGTTCTTTACATAACTATTTAACATCAGAGAATGTGAAAGTAGGAGCTGTTAGTGATGAGGGACAGTATGGGAAGTTTTTTGTGTTAGAAGATCTGGACGGTAACTTATTTGATGTGTGGGAACACCATGATTGTGAATTGAATTTCTAATGAGGAGCCTTGGTCAACTGCTATCATTTACCTAGGATTTGTATGTAAACGGATTCAGAACTAGATTAGGGGGATGCGGAGGTTGATTGAAGATGAGAAAATATACCCTGACTGTTCAGTTGAAATAAGAACGGTAGACATTGGCGGCTTAACAAAGCCACAGCTTATTCAGAAACTGGACCAATACTCTATTTCATTGAATAAATATGGAGAACAGTTGTTACATGATGAAAGATTTATAGTTTCCAGTACAAAGAAAAGCTTGCAAACGGTTGAGTTAACCGTCAGACAACTTGGATTTTCGGATGGTGCTACGACTTTTGAACTGTTTCGAAGGGCAAATGATCTAGGGTTGGAATGTTGTCCGGTTGAGTTAGGACCTTATCTAAGACTGCAATATTTGGATCAGCCCGAGATAGGTTCTACCAACATTTCAGAGGAGAAAAAAGCTCCGTCCGGCTCCCTTACCATAGCATCTGAAGTCCTTACGGAGGATATTGATTTTCCAAAAGGTTTTTATCTCAGACGAATAAACGACAAGTTATGGTTACGAGGATATCTTGCGGACCATTTACATATTTGGAGTCCTCATGATCGCTTTATCTTCTGCAGGGCTTAGCTTCTATTGTATGAAGATCGAAAGGAATTTTGAAAGAAAAGGAGTGAAAGACCAATGGATATCAAAAACAAAAGCGGAGATGTGCTTGGAAAGATTCAAATTGAATCCTTACGCAATGATAATGCGATTGACCGAATCGTCTTTGACTTAAAGCCTGGTGACGGGAAGGCGATATACAACGCAGATGCTCCAGAGAACCAATTCACGCAACAGACCAATTATGCAGCCATCCCATGGGAAGACGGTTTGGAACAATTGCAGAAACATTATTCTCCATGGCAACCGAAATTTCCGATTGATTCTGATATCGATGCTATTCATGTATTTTATGGATTTGATAATTTAACTCCGCAAGAAATCGATGAAATGATTGAAGAAAGTAACAGGACAGGCAGAAATGTAGTGATACGAGATTTGAAGCCAAATAAGAGGGTTGTGGGCATCAGAATCACGTATCAAGAATACGGGGGTTATAAACTTAATATTTTCGGGACAACAAAGAGCCGGATCGCATTGCCTGATCATGATGGTATTACGGTTAAGCAAGTAGCCATACGTGGCGTCCAAGCATTTTTTATTGTCAATAACGAAACTTCCCAATTGATATGGATCGAAGAGGATGTGCAGGGGAAGGCGCTGCAATACGAGATCATTGGTAGAAACATGTCAGAAGATCTTGTGATGAAGATTGCGAATTTAATGAACTGATAATTTCATATTATAACTGTTCTAGAAGGAGTTTCTATGAATCGGACGATAATGATTAGCGATATTCATGGCTGCATTGATCCATTTAATCAGTTATTGCATGATATCGATTACAATCCCCAAAATGATCAACTAATTCTGCTTGGAGACTACGTAGATCGAGGCCCCAACAGCAAAGAGGTCGTTAATAAGGTGGTTAAATTAGTGCATGAACATCATGCGATTGCATTAAGAGGTAATCACGACCAACGTTTAGTTGATTTTATAAATGAGGGAAGTTCATTAATTAAAGCTAAGTTTATTGAACACGGCGGTATTCAAACACTTCAGAGTTATTATCATATTGACGACGAATTGTCTGATGAAATGTTGGACCTAGCCAGAGAGACAATAAAAATGGATTATGGTCATCATATTGATTTTTTGAGTAAATTACCTTTTTACCATGAAGATGAAGCTCATATTTACGTTCATGCGGGATTAAACCCAGATTACTTGGAATGGAGGAAACAACCAGATCATGATTTTATGTATATCAAAGATAAATTTATTGATCATACGTTCACAAATCTACACCAAAAGGTCGTCTTTGGACATACAAGGACAATAGACATTCATGGAACTTCGGATGTTTGGTTTGGTGAAGATAAAATAGGCATTGATGGTGGATGTGCCTATGGAATGCAATTAAATGCTTTAATTCACGAAAATGGTTCTTACATAACTGCTGATTCAAAGTTTAATCTGAGTGAGGTGCAAAGATGAGTTACAAAGCTATCCTCATAGACCAAATGAACGCCTGTTATCATGACAAGAGCTGGTTTATTCCGCTTCATGATATGTTGACAGACCTAAATGCGGTGGAGGCCGCTTATGTAAAGAATGAGGGGGAGCACTCCATTTGGGCGATCGTCAATCATCTTATTTTCTGGAATGAGAGGTGGCTTGAGAGATATATTGCCGAACAGGTCGACGGGCAGAATTCAGTGAATAATGAGGATACATTCGACATAGATACGTCTAACCTGAATGATGTGGAGTGGCGCAAGACATTACATAGACTGAAAACCGTTTTTAGTGATTGGAACAAGGCACTCGAAGATAGCGAAGAACATAAGCTGACCCGTGAAATTCCTTCCTATTTCAACGCGCCCTGGTGGGGAGTTGTATCGAATCTATGTATTCATAATGCCTATCATATTGGCCAGATCATGCTGCTTAAAAAATCAATGAAACACACGTAGTACACGCTGTATTACATCTATAAAATTATTCTTAAGCAAAGGAAGATGACTATCGTGGAAAAAGGCAAAATTATATTTTTGAACGGTGTAACCAGCTCTGGTAAAACTTCAATTGTAGAGGCGATGCAATCATACGATGATCCGTTTTTCTATGTTGTCGCTAATGATCTTTTTGAAAATACGATCGGTGATAAACATCTTCAGACGGATTACTGGAAGTATCTGAGTGAAGCGATTGTAATGATGTATCATACGGCAAAAGTATTCTCAGACCATGGCAAGCATGTTCTGATCGATGGCATACTGGTGGAAAGACCGGAGCTCGCGCCGCATTATGAACAAGTCAAACAGATTTTTGAAGGTTATCCACTGGATATTGTGGAACTGCACTGTCCTCTCGATATCTGTCGTCAGCGTAACATTGAGCGTGGTGATCGAAGAGAAGAGCAGTCGGATGAGCAGCATCAAATCATGGCCCAAAACATCAACTATAGCTACTCCATTGATACAAGTATGAACACACCGGAAGAATGTGCAGAGAAGATTATTGCAGCGCTGTTCAAGCCCCATCATGAACCACTGAAAAATATGTAAAGATTATATTACGAAGCTGTAGTGGAATCGATATCAAATAAACAACTTTGTCCGCT
The window above is part of the Paenibacillus sp. 1781tsa1 genome. Proteins encoded here:
- a CDS encoding DinB family protein; the encoded protein is MSYKAILIDQMNACYHDKSWFIPLHDMLTDLNAVEAAYVKNEGEHSIWAIVNHLIFWNERWLERYIAEQVDGQNSVNNEDTFDIDTSNLNDVEWRKTLHRLKTVFSDWNKALEDSEEHKLTREIPSYFNAPWWGVVSNLCIHNAYHIGQIMLLKKSMKHT
- a CDS encoding AAA family ATPase, which encodes MEKGKIIFLNGVTSSGKTSIVEAMQSYDDPFFYVVANDLFENTIGDKHLQTDYWKYLSEAIVMMYHTAKVFSDHGKHVLIDGILVERPELAPHYEQVKQIFEGYPLDIVELHCPLDICRQRNIERGDRREEQSDEQHQIMAQNINYSYSIDTSMNTPEECAEKIIAALFKPHHEPLKNM
- a CDS encoding helicase; its protein translation is MRRLIEDEKIYPDCSVEIRTVDIGGLTKPQLIQKLDQYSISLNKYGEQLLHDERFIVSSTKKSLQTVELTVRQLGFSDGATTFELFRRANDLGLECCPVELGPYLRLQYLDQPEIGSTNISEEKKAPSGSLTIASEVLTEDIDFPKGFYLRRINDKLWLRGYLADHLHIWSPHDRFIFCRA
- a CDS encoding YfiT family bacillithiol transferase, which codes for MDENVRFPIGHFEPSFNFSNADRIHIIDQIPGITKTLREITQHLNDDQLCTPYRDGGWTITQIVHHLADNDMNAYIRFKRALTEDEPMASSYREDLWASLHDYRSMPLEDSILLMEILHNRFLTLLYSLHPDQFRRKLRTEVLGTITLDIAIQRFVWHGQHHIAQIKSCILSQRW
- a CDS encoding NUDIX hydrolase, whose amino-acid sequence is MKFIVSASVIVLNEHNEILLMKGRRGWEMPQGCVEEGETIRQAAVREVKEETGIDIELMKFCGLYQNITRGVCNNIFTGKSIGGALTTSDESEEVGYFTLEEAQQMITWGNFYERIQNALDEQSHPFLIEFSE
- a CDS encoding DUF4367 domain-containing protein, encoding MDIKNKSGDVLGKIQIESLRNDNAIDRIVFDLKPGDGKAIYNADAPENQFTQQTNYAAIPWEDGLEQLQKHYSPWQPKFPIDSDIDAIHVFYGFDNLTPQEIDEMIEESNRTGRNVVIRDLKPNKRVVGIRITYQEYGGYKLNIFGTTKSRIALPDHDGITVKQVAIRGVQAFFIVNNETSQLIWIEEDVQGKALQYEIIGRNMSEDLVMKIANLMN
- a CDS encoding VOC family protein; its protein translation is MGNGRILGIAYNVIPVRDLDVSATWFVKHFGFNIRHQREGYLSLFRGNRPILDLIQSDHETRATFEVHQKKRWVITFFTDDIGSLHNYLTSENVKVGAVSDEGQYGKFFVLEDLDGNLFDVWEHHDCELNF
- a CDS encoding metallophosphoesterase; the encoded protein is MNRTIMISDIHGCIDPFNQLLHDIDYNPQNDQLILLGDYVDRGPNSKEVVNKVVKLVHEHHAIALRGNHDQRLVDFINEGSSLIKAKFIEHGGIQTLQSYYHIDDELSDEMLDLARETIKMDYGHHIDFLSKLPFYHEDEAHIYVHAGLNPDYLEWRKQPDHDFMYIKDKFIDHTFTNLHQKVVFGHTRTIDIHGTSDVWFGEDKIGIDGGCAYGMQLNALIHENGSYITADSKFNLSEVQR
- a CDS encoding GNAT family N-acetyltransferase; this encodes MTIMFKEIKDIDTQAIQELFHSVDWKSGDFPEDLRQAINNSHAVITAWDDTKLVGLINALSDGVMTVYFHYMLVHKDYQSLGIGKRMMEQVLSRYSNIKTKVLISYDSAEKFYGLFGFKPEKGTKAMFISDMV
- a CDS encoding resolvase, giving the protein MNTRTLAKTSVKNCVKEQNQIQKNSDLRHRNSKTVYTEEWGFMIKKSEEFLKMMLNFFPSTSTDYKKSIENHGMVLETVIIEGIFMPEIIKLLSENRNNKLLESIFDYFEEVSNCKDDHLINSIFSVTVLEILGNDEKILRAAQEYMGPKTMQLQLEADIGLGRIR